The Anastrepha ludens isolate Willacy chromosome 2, idAnaLude1.1, whole genome shotgun sequence genome contains a region encoding:
- the LOC128871671 gene encoding protein jagunal → MASRGGPMVAGSDGADYEYRQRVAAPHHISLLNKSRLRCCIFFHALLSFVMMAKLTSDILDRLDIFVLEIEELEVPTPLWWEYIWLSSLLTSFIGLTAARGNKVREMQKYMIAIVVFGVLPLIYCMAYYFSDVLEYIRLDEKTDIDETDIFLWRGLPYGLLWYAFCLVASQVHGFTLFFAYNCIQAWRARSAARKYQ, encoded by the exons ATGGCATCTCGTGGTGGACCGATGGTGGCTGGCTCTGATGGAGCTGACTACGAATACAGGCAGCGCGTGGCAGCACCACACCATATTAG tTTGCTGAATAAATCACGCCTGAGATGTTGTATCTTCTTTCATGCACTACTTTCTTTCGTAATGATGGCCAAGCTGACTTCCGATATATTGGATCGCCTGGATATTTTTGTTCTAGAAATCGAAGAGCTTGAAGTGCCAACACCGCTGTGGTGGGAATACATTTGGTTATCGTCTCTATTGACGTCCTTCATTGGCTTGACGGCGGCGAGGGGCAATAAGGTGCGCGAAATGCAGAAATATATGATAGCAATTGTCGTTTTTGGCGTTCTACCGCTTATCTACTGCATGGCCTATTATTTTAGCGATGTGTTGGAGTACATTAGGCTTGATGAGAAAACCGATATTGACGAAACGGATATTTTCTTATGGCGT gGTCTCCCTTACGGCTTATTGTGGTATGCCTTCTGCCTTGTTGCTTCGCAAGTTCATGGTTTCACATTGTTCTTTGCTTATAATTGCATCCAAGCATGGCGTGCCCGCAGCGCTGCCAGGAAGTATCAGTGA